The following coding sequences are from one Nicotiana tabacum cultivar K326 chromosome 1, ASM71507v2, whole genome shotgun sequence window:
- the LOC107767855 gene encoding methionine gamma-lyase: MADTLNQNNMIFSSKKRSGSDEKDHHDDFFVTKKQTKSLIWEDPAAALANARHVFGEHGGVNMSIEASATFTVMEPETMRRMFSGELGPDRDFFIYSRHFNPTVLNLGRLMAALEGTEAAYCTASGMSAISSVLLQLCSSGGHVVASRTLYGGTHALLTHFLPRACNITTSFVDIRDLQMVKEAIVEGRTKVLYFESMSNPTLTVANVPELSRIAHEKGVTVVVDNTFAPMVLSPAKLGADVVVHSISKYISGGADIIAGAVCGPANLVNSMMDLHQGALMLLGPTMNPKVAFELSERLPHLGLRMKEHCKRALEYATRMTKLGLKVIYPGLEAHPDHTLLKSMANKDYGYGGILCVDMETEERANRLLNVLQNFTQFGFMAVSLGYYETLMSCSGSSTSSELNHEEKELAGISPGLVRMSIGYNGSLEQKWSQLEKALSRMQEKMAF; encoded by the exons ATGGCAGATACATTGAATCAAAACAACATGATCTTCTCTAGCAAGAAGAGATCGGGTTCCGATGAGAAGGATCATCATGACGATTTCTTTGTGaccaaaaaacaaacaaaatcaCTAATATGGGAGGATCCAGCGGCGGCTTTAGCCAATGCCCGCCATGTATTCGGCGAACACGGCGGCGTTAACATGTCCATTGAAGCCTCCGCCACGTTCACCGTCATGGAACCGGAAACCATGCGCCGCATGTTCTCCGGCGAACTTGGCCCTGACCGTGATTTCTTCATCTACAGCCGCCATTTCAACCCGACAGTTCTCAACCTCGGACGCCTCATGGCGGCGCTCGAAGGCACTGAAGCCGCTTACTGTACGGCTTCCGGCATGTCGGCGATATCTTCGGTGTTGCTACAGCTGTGTAGTTCAG GTGGACACGTGGTGGCTTCACGGACGCTCTACGGTGGGACACACGCCTTGCTTACTCATTTCTTGCCGAGGGCTTGTAACATAACGACGTCGTTTGTGGACATAAGGGATTTGCAAATGGTTAAGGAAGCGATTGTGGAAGGGAGGACAAAAGTACTGTATTTTGAGTCGATGTCGAATCCTACGTTGACGGTGGCTAACGTGCCGGAGTTGAGTAGGATAGCGCATGAAAAAGGAGTGACGGTGGTGGTGGACAACACTTTTGCTCCGATGGTGCTGTCGCCGGCGAAGTTAGGTGCTGACGTGGTTGTTCATAGTATTTCCAAGTACATTAGTGGTGGAGCCGACATCATCGCAG GTGCCGTTTGTGGGCCAGCAAATCTTGTGAACTCCATGATGGATCTTCATCAAGGGGCTCTTATGCTATTGGGCCCAACTATGAATCCTAAAGTAGCATTTGAACTCTCAGAAAGACTTCCTCACTTGGGCCTGAGAATGAAGGAACACTGTAAACGGGCTTTGGAATATGCTACTAGAATGACTAAACTTGGGCTCAAAGTGATCTACCCAGGCTTAGAGGCCCACCCAGATCATACCCTTCTTAAGTCCATGGCTAATAAAGACTATGGTTATGGTGGAATTCTCTGTGTGGACATGGAAACAGAGGAACGAGCTAATCGTTTGTTGAATGTATTGCAAAACTTTACCCAATTTGGTTTCATGGCTGTGAGTTTGGGGTACTATGAGACCCTCATGTCGTGCTCGGGTTCGAGCACGAGCAGTGAATTGAACCATGAAGAGAAGGAGTTGGCTGGAATTTCACCAGGATTAGTGCGAATGTCAATTGGCTATAACGGGTCATTGGAACAAAAATGGAGCCAACTCGAGAAAGCATTATCAAGAATGCAAGAGAAAATGGCATTTTAG